The region CAACACATCGCGGCCACGGCTGCGGCGAAGGTAGACATCCACATGGCCCCGGCGGAGGGTGTCCTGAAACGTGTCAATCGCCGAGTCTGAGGGGCGTCGGTAGGGGTTGCCCGGAAACGGGTTGAAGGCGATCAGGTTGACCTTGCAGCGAAGGCCTCGAAGCAGCTTCACCAACCGGGCGGCGTCCTCGGCGCGATCATTCACGTCCGCGAGCAGAACATATTCGAAGGTGAGGCGATCACGGTCCGCCAGCGGATAGGCGCG is a window of Nitrospira sp. DNA encoding:
- a CDS encoding 23S rRNA (adenine(2503)-C(2))-methyltransferase RlmN, producing the protein VNLAISLNATTDALRDQLMPAANRLHSLDALLAACRAYPLADRDRLTFEYVLLADVNDRAEDAARLVKLLRGLRCKVNLIAFNPFPGNPYRRPSDSAIDTFQDTLRRGHVDVYLRRSRGRDVLGACGQLGRIDASDAQVALTQIQTRC